A genomic window from Gossypium hirsutum isolate 1008001.06 chromosome D10, Gossypium_hirsutum_v2.1, whole genome shotgun sequence includes:
- the LOC107914300 gene encoding geranylgeranyl pyrophosphate synthase, chloroplastic yields the protein MASVNLGSLVQSYSIFNQASRNNSKSFPLPRSFPFNPLKNISSSTPKRRSFTSLPSISSVLTKEDAVMEEDQDPQLPSFDFKSFMIHKGNAVNQALDSAVPLRDPVKIHEAMRYSLLAGGKRVRPVICLAACDLVGGKESMVMPAACALEMIHTMSLVHDDLPCMDNDDLRRGKPTNHKVYGEDIAVLAGDALLAFSFEHIAVSTVGVTPDRIVRAIGELAKSIGAEGLAAGQVVDISSEGLTNVGLDHLEFIHVHKTAALLEAAAVLGAILGGGRDEDVEKLRKFARNIGLLFQVVDDILDVTKSSKELGKTAGKDLVADKVTYPKLMGINKSKEFAEKLKSDALELLQGFDPEKSAPLIALANYIAYRQN from the coding sequence atggCTTCAGTGAATCTGGGCTCTTTGGTTCAATCATACTCCATTTTCAACCAAGCTTCCAGAAACAATTCCAAGTCTTTTCCTTTACCCAGATCCTTTCCCTTCAATCCCCTCAAGAATATCTCATCTTCAACTCCCAAAAGACGTAGCTTTACATCTCTTCCTTCGATATCCTCAGTCCTTACCAAAGAAGACGCGGTCATGGAAGAAGACCAAGACCCTCAATTACCAAGTTTTGATTTCAAATCATTCATGATACACAAGGGTAATGCAGTTAACCAAGCCCTGGACTCGGCTGTTCCACTCCGTGACCCTGTTAAAATCCATGAAGCAATGCGTTACTCCCTTTTAGCCGGTGGCAAAAGGGTCCGCCCAGTTATTTGTTTGGCTGCCTGTGACCTTGTTGGTGGCAAAGAATCCATGGTTATGCCAGCAGCTTGTGCTCTTGAAATGATCCACACCATGTCTTTAGTCCACGATGATCTTCCTTGCATGGACAACGATGATCTTCGTAGAGGGAAACCAACCAACCACAAAGTTTATGGTGAAGATATAGCTGTGTTAGCAGGGGATGCTCTTTTAGCCTTTTCGTTTGAACATATAGCTGTATCCACAGTTGGTGTCACACCTGATAGGATTGTAAGAGCAATTGGGGAATTAGCTAAATCTATTGGGGCTGAAGGGTTGGCGGCTGGTCAAGTTGTGGATATAAGCAGTGAGGGTCTAACCAATGTGGGGTTGGATCATTTAGAATTCATTCATGTTCATAAAACTGCTGCTTTGCTTGAAGCAGCTGCGGTTTTAGGGGCTATTCTTGGTGGTGGACGTGATGAAGATGTGGAAAAGTTGAGGAAATTTGCAAGGAATATTGGGCTTTTATTTCAAGTTGTGGATGATATTCTTGATGTAACAAAGTCATCTAAAGAATTAGGGAAGACTGCAGGGAAAGATTTGGTGGCTGATAAAGTGACTTATCCTAAATTGATGGGGATAAACAAATCAAAGGAGTTTGCAGAGAAGTTGAAGAGTGATGCATTAGAGTTGCTTCAAGGGTTTGATCCTGAGAAATCTGCCCCCTTAATTGCTTTAGCTAATTATATAGCTTACAGGCAAAATTAG